A window of the Salvelinus alpinus chromosome 25, SLU_Salpinus.1, whole genome shotgun sequence genome harbors these coding sequences:
- the LOC139553632 gene encoding myb/SANT-like DNA-binding domain-containing protein 4 isoform X1, whose protein sequence is MATRAAYFSPSEAQILMEAYEEVKDIIKKKGNTATVIKQREKAWQSIADRLNALNMNGPKRTWQQVKIKYKNILQNAVKKNTHRQGTGGGSPKADLTPAEDMALELNKGRPVLEGIPGGKETSIGSSQDATRFIQVSGSTVFLLEPPAQAPDDADPGEGPSAAATAHDGDDDEEETISLDSRRHEDPDAIQWENQPGNISSQAIRKLYGNHLRRQIELADIDIQYKKKKMENLALESEIKKRTIRKLDLEIKKLEREVRYAFNVHCMLTVTQMY, encoded by the exons atggcaactagagccgcgtacttttccccgtcggaagcacaaatcctcatggaggcatacgaggaggtaaaagatataattaagaagaaaggcaacaccgccacagtgataaagcaaagagaaaaagcgtggcaaagtattgcagaccgcctgaatgc attaaacatgaacgggccaaaacggacatggcagcaggtcaaaatcaaatacaagaacattctgcagaatg cagtgaaaaagaatacccacagacaaggcacgggtggtgggtcaccaaaggctgaccttaccccagcagaggacatggccttggagctaaataaaggcaggcccgtcttagaggggatccctggggggaaagagacgagcataggttcctcccaagatgccacccgcttcattcaag tgtctggcagcactgtgttcctgttagagccaccagcacaagcaccagacgatgctgatcca ggtgaaggccccagtgcagcagcaacagcacatgatggagacgatgatgaggaggagaccatctctctggattccagaaggcatgag gacccagatgctatacagtgggaaaaccagcctggcaacata agctcacaagctatcagaaagttgtatggcaaccacctccggcgccaaatagaactggcagacatagacattcagtacaagaagaaaaagatggaaaatcttgcactggagtccgaaataaaaaagaggacaattaggaaactggaccttgaaataaaaaaacttgagagggaggtgagatatgccttcaatgtacactgtatgctaactgtaacacaaatgtattaa
- the LOC139553632 gene encoding myb/SANT-like DNA-binding domain-containing protein 4 isoform X2, whose translation MATRAAYFSPSEAQILMEAYEEVKDIIKKKGNTATVIKQREKAWQSIADRLNALNMNGPKRTWQQVKIKYKNILQNAVKKNTHRQGTGGGSPKADLTPAEDMALELNKGRPVLEGIPGGKETSIGSSQDATRFIQVSGSTVFLLEPPAQAPDDADPGEGPSAAATAHDGDDDEEETISLDSRRHEDPDAIQWENQPGNISSQAIRKLYGNHLRRQIELADIDIQYKKKKMENLALESEIKKRTIRKLDLEIKKLERELQEDDTAQNKN comes from the exons atggcaactagagccgcgtacttttccccgtcggaagcacaaatcctcatggaggcatacgaggaggtaaaagatataattaagaagaaaggcaacaccgccacagtgataaagcaaagagaaaaagcgtggcaaagtattgcagaccgcctgaatgc attaaacatgaacgggccaaaacggacatggcagcaggtcaaaatcaaatacaagaacattctgcagaatg cagtgaaaaagaatacccacagacaaggcacgggtggtgggtcaccaaaggctgaccttaccccagcagaggacatggccttggagctaaataaaggcaggcccgtcttagaggggatccctggggggaaagagacgagcataggttcctcccaagatgccacccgcttcattcaag tgtctggcagcactgtgttcctgttagagccaccagcacaagcaccagacgatgctgatcca ggtgaaggccccagtgcagcagcaacagcacatgatggagacgatgatgaggaggagaccatctctctggattccagaaggcatgag gacccagatgctatacagtgggaaaaccagcctggcaacata agctcacaagctatcagaaagttgtatggcaaccacctccggcgccaaatagaactggcagacatagacattcagtacaagaagaaaaagatggaaaatcttgcactggagtccgaaataaaaaagaggacaattaggaaactggaccttgaaataaaaaaacttgagagggag ctccaagaagatgacacagctcaaaataaaaattag
- the LOC139553632 gene encoding putative nuclease HARBI1 isoform X3, whose translation MLNKATICRTIRSVCLAIKALADVFISFPGHRRLCDIKEEFYRIAGFPNVIGAVDCTHIRIKAPSGAHEADFVNRKSFHSINVQMVCNADCVISNVVAKWPGSVHDSRIFRASEIYQCLSQGEFSGVLLGDRGYGCQPFLLTPFTDPQEAQQAYNHAHARTRARVEMTFGLLKARFHCLHKLRVSPVRACDITVACAVLHNVACLRKERAPRVPPAMDWDNPAIFPDDDSGRLLRDQYVLNYFS comes from the exons atgctgaacaaggccacaatttgccgcacaataaggagtgtgtgtctggctatcaaagcattagcagatgtcttcatctccttccctggccacagaagactctgtgacatcaaagaggagttctataggattgcag gtttccccaatgtcattggtgcagtggactgcacacacataaggataaaagccccctcaggtgcccatgaggccgattttgtgaataggaaatcctttcacagcattaatgttcag atggtctgcaatgctgactgtgtgatcagcaatgttgtggcaaaatggcctggctcagtccatgactccagaatctttcgggcctctgaaatctatcagtgcctatcacaag gtgaattctctggtgtgttgctgggagacagggggtatggctgccagccttttctcctgacacctttcacagacccccaggaagcacagcaggcctacaaccatgcccatgccaggaccagggccagagttgaaatgacctttggcctcctgaaggcacgctttcactgccttcacaaattaagggtcagccctgttagggcatgtgatattactgtggcttgtgctgtcctccacaatgtggcctgcctgaggaaggagagggcccccagagtgccaccagccatggactgggacaatccggcaatcttccctgatgacgacagtggtcggctgctgagggaccaatatgtgttgaattattttagttag